The proteins below are encoded in one region of Segatella copri:
- a CDS encoding GH25 family lysozyme — MKKKTLYITSLVFILLAAASTWSYYCLNPSSDRVNKAKANIKVYSHYELIQNGKTILRFDEDTTTLAANFMNRWALIPSCEGRLAACYNNSISRNHYLGKDADSIFKEKVDSLDSLYRDSKWKVGELNYYIHSHSVLDVGYNSICAYTQHELKLRDSAKKLIDSLKHVQKKGHFKLKRSISYQAYYRDENGKWKSQACKLIKAMNGETAQGSRIFQLSSETTPEGVKAISPQLAASLATAHGVTLRRSIDYTLLPDSLGYYRGTTDSIYQPNGHGCWQGYDGTYYEGYWKNGKREGFGFSIAPKKPLRIGEWKNDRYKGERLVYTSERIYGIDLSKYQHGKGRKKYAINWNRLRITHLGRLSKKTISGTVNFPIRFIYIKSTEGKSLLNPYYRKDYRDAKAHGYKVGTYHFFTTITPAAEQARHFLKHSIIRKGDFPPVLDVEPLPSQIKKMGGAGVLFARIRTWLRIVERATGVKPILYISQTFVNRYLPQAPDLKHNYQVWIARYGEYKPDIRLVYWQLCPDGRVAGIHGEVDINVFNGYDDAFQSFVKNKTVK, encoded by the coding sequence ATGAAAAAGAAAACATTATATATCACAAGTTTAGTTTTCATTCTGCTGGCTGCCGCCAGCACATGGAGCTATTATTGCCTGAACCCATCAAGTGATAGAGTGAACAAGGCAAAAGCAAACATAAAAGTATACAGTCACTACGAATTAATTCAAAATGGAAAAACAATACTCCGGTTCGACGAAGACACTACGACACTGGCTGCCAACTTTATGAATCGTTGGGCGTTGATTCCTTCATGTGAAGGAAGACTTGCCGCCTGCTACAACAACAGCATCAGCCGGAATCACTATCTTGGCAAAGATGCGGATAGCATCTTTAAAGAGAAAGTTGATTCTTTAGACAGTTTGTATAGAGACTCCAAATGGAAAGTTGGAGAACTGAACTATTATATTCACTCTCATTCTGTTCTGGATGTAGGCTACAACTCTATTTGCGCTTATACCCAACACGAACTGAAACTACGCGATTCTGCCAAGAAACTGATTGATTCCCTGAAACATGTACAGAAAAAGGGACATTTCAAGTTGAAACGCTCCATTTCATATCAAGCCTATTATAGAGACGAGAACGGAAAATGGAAGAGTCAGGCATGCAAACTCATCAAAGCAATGAATGGAGAAACTGCACAAGGAAGCCGCATATTCCAACTTTCCTCAGAAACAACTCCTGAAGGGGTTAAAGCTATTTCACCTCAACTTGCAGCATCTTTAGCAACAGCTCATGGAGTCACACTTCGACGCTCTATTGATTACACCCTCTTACCTGATTCTCTAGGATATTATCGGGGTACAACCGACAGTATCTATCAACCAAACGGTCATGGATGCTGGCAAGGATACGATGGAACCTATTATGAAGGTTACTGGAAAAACGGGAAACGTGAAGGATTCGGATTCAGCATTGCTCCCAAGAAGCCATTACGAATAGGCGAATGGAAAAATGACCGCTATAAAGGCGAAAGACTCGTATATACATCGGAACGTATTTATGGCATAGACCTGAGCAAATACCAGCATGGAAAAGGCAGAAAAAAATATGCTATCAACTGGAACCGTTTACGCATTACACATCTTGGACGTCTCAGCAAAAAGACCATATCAGGAACAGTAAACTTCCCGATTCGCTTCATCTATATCAAGAGTACAGAAGGTAAATCGCTGTTAAATCCATATTACAGAAAAGATTATCGTGATGCAAAAGCACATGGTTACAAGGTTGGAACCTATCACTTCTTTACCACCATAACACCTGCTGCCGAACAAGCACGACACTTTCTGAAACACAGTATCATTAGGAAAGGCGATTTTCCTCCAGTTCTTGATGTTGAACCGCTTCCTAGTCAAATCAAGAAAATGGGAGGGGCTGGAGTATTGTTTGCACGCATTAGAACTTGGCTTAGAATTGTAGAAAGAGCAACTGGTGTTAAGCCTATTCTTTACATCAGCCAAACTTTCGTAAATCGCTATCTGCCACAGGCTCCCGATCTGAAACATAACTACCAGGTTTGGATTGCACGATATGGAGAGTATAAACCAGACATCCGATTGGTATATTGGCAACTCTGCCCCGACGGAAGAGTAGCAGGAATACATGGAGAGGTAGACATCAACGTGTTTAACGGATACGATGATGCTTTTCAAAGTTTTGTTAAGAACAAGACCGTAAAATAA
- a CDS encoding exodeoxyribonuclease V subunit beta: MSSQLTVYKASAGSGKTFTLAREYMTLVIANPASYRTILAVTFTNKATEEMKMRILGKLYEIAHGLPEANDYVNQIQQALPYLSSKQIQKNAESALHLLIHNYNYFRVMTIDTFFQSVLRNLARELDLTANLRIELNDYQIEQHAVDELIESLEDTDRLLFWIMDYIKENIDDDKSWNVIGQIKKFGENIFKDYYKAHSDKLTELMEQEDFFKDFTDRMKKKRDKAKEQLKEIAATFFDSLEEEGFTSDDLAGKTRGIWSYFNKLKNGKYSDDDLHNDTFNKCRESPEAWVKKSDVKNCTDIFNYVESVLYPILLFAEDNRPRLTRIFKSTDLTIKHLNQLRLLGSIDKKVREMNREANRFLLSDTQTLLNSLIKDSDSPFIFEKIGTQLDHIMIDEFQDTSTIQWKNFKVLLEETMSREDAGNLIVGDVKQSIYRWRSGDWRLLNNIDKEFNKSAKEVSIETLGTNYRSDRNIIEFNNAFFTEAVKLEIEDLTDKCPEECKQLESAYSDVCQQVPDHHSVPNGSISIQLLGGENIEDRMMQTTLDTVDKLVERGVPCNKIAILVRSNRNIQDIAEYFMNHSDYPLVSDEAFRLDASQAVCTLVNALYILVHPNDNIALATLNKFCDTYSVAGNMPEQLLTNRSEYLEMPLFDLTERLFAELKLGEIKDMIKQTAYICTFYDCLSKYLTDNSSDITGFLKEWDNRIHEKSIHSDGDGGIRFLTIHKSKGLEYDHVIMPYCDWQLEKANTIWCTPQEAPYNELPLVPIDFSAKLMKQSIYEADYNHEHLQNIVDNLNLLYVAFTRASHNLIVIGKRANSAYRSAIIESVLDKVASRLEANDVKMELTGIGSDAKTDDISFCYNEIYVPDSSKKSNEKKDTNVLSAYSQPLEIKINVTPEMPEFRQSNQSRDFIKRDETEEQQKFYIKMGTILHNLFSTIRTVDDIDGALKQLELDGLLYDQDLTPEKIKEMIRKRLESPKVAKWFDKELTILNECSILTVENGKVAEYRPDRVMQNSKNETIVVDFKFGKQKVEHHEQVRKYIGLLKSMGHHRVKGYLWYVYPNRIVEVIK, translated from the coding sequence ATGAGTTCACAACTAACTGTTTATAAAGCAAGTGCAGGATCAGGTAAAACATTTACTTTGGCTCGCGAGTATATGACACTCGTGATAGCTAATCCTGCTTCCTACAGAACCATTCTTGCAGTAACCTTCACCAACAAAGCTACTGAAGAAATGAAAATGCGTATCTTAGGAAAATTATACGAAATTGCACACGGACTACCAGAAGCAAACGATTATGTAAATCAAATACAGCAGGCTTTACCGTATCTTTCATCCAAACAAATTCAGAAAAATGCAGAATCAGCCCTGCATTTGCTCATACATAATTATAACTATTTCCGGGTTATGACCATCGATACGTTCTTTCAGAGTGTATTGAGAAATCTTGCACGTGAACTTGATCTGACTGCCAATTTACGGATAGAACTCAATGACTATCAAATAGAACAGCATGCCGTTGATGAACTTATAGAAAGTCTTGAAGATACCGATCGTCTACTTTTCTGGATTATGGATTATATCAAAGAAAATATTGATGATGATAAGAGTTGGAATGTCATAGGACAGATCAAGAAATTCGGTGAGAACATATTCAAGGATTATTACAAAGCTCATTCCGACAAGTTGACAGAATTGATGGAACAAGAAGATTTCTTCAAGGATTTTACCGATCGAATGAAGAAAAAGCGCGATAAGGCAAAAGAGCAGCTTAAAGAAATTGCTGCTACTTTTTTCGATTCCCTTGAAGAAGAAGGCTTTACGTCAGACGACTTAGCTGGAAAAACGAGAGGTATTTGGAGCTATTTCAACAAGCTGAAAAATGGTAAATACAGTGATGATGATCTACATAATGATACTTTTAATAAATGTCGGGAAAGTCCGGAAGCATGGGTCAAAAAATCTGATGTGAAAAATTGTACTGATATCTTCAATTATGTAGAATCGGTGCTCTACCCTATTCTGCTGTTTGCAGAAGATAATCGTCCAAGACTCACCCGCATCTTCAAAAGTACCGATCTGACCATAAAGCATCTTAATCAGCTCCGCCTTTTGGGAAGCATAGATAAAAAAGTCAGGGAGATGAACAGAGAGGCAAACCGTTTCCTTTTGAGCGATACTCAGACCTTGCTCAACTCACTGATAAAGGATAGCGATTCGCCATTCATCTTTGAAAAGATTGGCACTCAACTCGACCATATAATGATTGACGAGTTCCAAGATACTAGCACCATCCAATGGAAGAACTTTAAAGTGCTGCTCGAAGAAACCATGAGTAGAGAAGATGCAGGTAACCTCATTGTTGGTGACGTAAAACAAAGTATTTACAGATGGCGATCCGGCGATTGGAGACTGCTCAATAATATCGATAAAGAATTTAATAAAAGCGCGAAAGAAGTAAGCATAGAAACTTTGGGTACCAACTACCGCTCTGATAGAAACATCATTGAGTTTAACAATGCTTTTTTCACAGAAGCAGTAAAATTGGAGATTGAAGACCTGACAGATAAATGTCCTGAAGAATGTAAACAGCTGGAAAGCGCATATAGCGATGTCTGCCAGCAAGTACCAGACCACCATTCTGTTCCTAATGGTTCTATCAGTATTCAGCTCCTGGGCGGTGAAAATATTGAAGACAGAATGATGCAAACAACATTGGACACTGTAGACAAGTTGGTTGAAAGAGGTGTTCCTTGCAACAAAATAGCAATCCTGGTAAGAAGCAACCGTAACATACAGGACATTGCTGAGTATTTTATGAACCATTCCGACTATCCGTTGGTTTCTGATGAGGCATTCAGGCTGGATGCCTCCCAAGCAGTATGCACATTGGTTAACGCTCTCTACATTCTGGTACACCCAAATGACAATATTGCATTAGCAACTCTCAACAAGTTTTGTGACACGTATTCTGTAGCTGGAAATATGCCGGAACAACTTTTGACCAATCGTTCTGAGTATCTGGAAATGCCACTGTTCGATCTCACAGAACGCCTTTTTGCAGAACTTAAACTTGGCGAAATAAAAGACATGATCAAGCAAACTGCCTACATCTGTACTTTTTATGATTGCTTAAGTAAATATCTCACAGATAACAGTAGTGATATCACTGGATTTCTGAAAGAGTGGGATAACCGTATCCACGAAAAAAGTATTCATAGCGATGGCGATGGCGGTATCAGATTCCTTACTATACATAAGAGTAAGGGACTGGAATACGATCATGTTATCATGCCTTACTGTGACTGGCAACTAGAAAAAGCCAACACTATCTGGTGCACACCGCAAGAAGCTCCATACAACGAGCTTCCACTGGTACCTATAGATTTCAGTGCTAAACTGATGAAGCAAAGTATATATGAAGCAGATTATAATCATGAACATCTGCAAAACATAGTCGACAATTTGAATCTGCTTTATGTAGCCTTCACACGTGCCAGTCACAATCTGATTGTAATTGGCAAACGAGCTAATAGTGCATATCGTTCTGCCATTATTGAATCTGTACTCGACAAGGTAGCCAGCCGCCTTGAAGCTAATGATGTAAAGATGGAGTTAACAGGAATAGGTTCTGATGCCAAAACAGATGACATATCTTTCTGCTATAATGAAATATATGTACCTGATTCTTCCAAGAAATCAAACGAGAAGAAGGATACAAACGTGCTCTCAGCCTATTCTCAACCTTTAGAAATTAAAATAAATGTTACGCCTGAAATGCCAGAATTCAGACAAAGTAACCAGAGCCGTGACTTTATAAAGCGTGATGAAACTGAAGAACAACAGAAGTTTTATATCAAAATGGGTACCATTTTGCACAACCTCTTTTCTACAATCCGCACGGTTGATGATATTGATGGAGCCCTGAAACAGTTGGAGTTAGACGGACTTTTATACGATCAAGACCTCACACCAGAGAAAATAAAGGAGATGATCAGGAAAAGACTTGAATCACCAAAGGTCGCAAAATGGTTTGACAAGGAACTGACCATACTAAATGAATGTTCTATCCTGACAGTTGAAAATGGAAAAGTGGCAGAATACCGTCCAGACCGCGTGATGCAAAACTCAAAAAATGAAACCATCGTGGTAGACTTCAAATTCGGTAAACAGAAAGTAGAACACCATGAACAGGTTAGAAAATACATCGGTTTGTTAAAAAGTATGGGACATCACCGAGTAAAAGGTTATCTATGGTATGTATACCCTAACAGAATAGTTGAAGTGATAAAATAA
- the kdsB gene encoding 3-deoxy-manno-octulosonate cytidylyltransferase, translating to MKFIGIIPARYASTRFPGKPLAMLDGKPVIQHVYEKVASCLEAAYVATDDERIFNAVEAFGGKSVMTRKDHKSGTDRIEEAIEKIGGDWDVIVNVQGDEPFVDKSQLETICQCFDDPTTQIATLGKAFTSMEAVKNPNSPKIVVDNQGFAMYFSRSIIPYVRGKEEEEWLKSFPYLKHLGIYAYRKEVLKEVTKLPQSSLEIAESLEQLRWLQNGYKIKVGTTDVETVGIDTPEDLQRAEDFLKNRK from the coding sequence ATGAAATTTATAGGAATTATTCCAGCAAGATACGCATCAACACGTTTCCCGGGAAAGCCACTTGCCATGTTAGATGGCAAACCAGTGATACAACATGTTTATGAGAAAGTAGCAAGTTGTCTAGAAGCAGCCTATGTTGCAACAGACGATGAGCGAATTTTCAATGCTGTAGAAGCATTTGGCGGTAAATCTGTTATGACGCGCAAGGATCATAAGAGCGGTACTGACCGCATAGAAGAAGCTATCGAAAAAATTGGTGGAGACTGGGATGTCATTGTCAATGTTCAAGGAGATGAACCTTTTGTTGACAAAAGTCAACTGGAAACCATCTGCCAGTGTTTTGATGACCCAACAACCCAAATTGCCACTTTAGGAAAAGCTTTTACCAGTATGGAAGCTGTAAAAAATCCTAATAGTCCAAAGATTGTTGTAGACAATCAAGGCTTTGCTATGTATTTCTCTCGCAGCATCATTCCATACGTAAGAGGAAAGGAAGAGGAAGAATGGCTCAAGAGTTTTCCTTATCTGAAACATTTGGGCATCTATGCTTACCGCAAAGAAGTTTTAAAAGAGGTAACCAAACTGCCACAAAGCTCACTAGAAATAGCAGAGAGCCTGGAACAACTTCGATGGCTGCAGAATGGCTACAAGATAAAAGTTGGTACTACAGATGTAGAAACTGTAGGCATCGACACGCCAGAAGATTTGCAGCGGGCAGAAGACTTTTTGAAAAACAGAAAGTAA
- the tilS gene encoding tRNA lysidine(34) synthetase TilS, whose protein sequence is MNKIENIVKKYIIHHSMFKWQAPYIVALSGGADSVALLLILKNIGLNITAAHCNFHLRGEESDRDEQFCVNLCKQQGISLSRIHFDTYTYAHLHKVSIEMAARNLRYSYFAQLVKDLHAGGICVAHHRDDNVETLLLNLLRGSGVDGLAGIAPKNGNILRPLLCISRQDILQYLKEKKQDFVTDSTNLEDDALRNKIRHHVVPLLESINPAASENIALSAKYIRQAKSILESMDSISTSDSYRKVIYIPKVSVMNAPSPEFILHKELGRYGFHGNAIDDICESLFSQDRGVGKIWKNEDYMIVIDREQLLISNIKDLNNIQEQRAFRLPEEGIYNMDEGTQIKIRIFSHMGDFMPSKESQCITLDAEKVSFPLTYRLVKEGDRFQPFGMKGSKLLSDYMTDRKFDYIQKKTQHVLTDSKGEIIWLIGERTSEKTKITETTKKILEVIIK, encoded by the coding sequence ATGAACAAAATTGAAAATATCGTCAAGAAATATATTATTCACCATAGTATGTTCAAGTGGCAAGCACCATATATCGTTGCCTTGTCCGGAGGTGCTGATAGCGTTGCCCTATTGCTTATCTTGAAAAATATAGGACTGAATATTACTGCTGCGCACTGTAACTTTCACCTTCGCGGCGAAGAGAGTGACAGAGACGAGCAATTTTGTGTAAATCTGTGTAAACAACAGGGAATCAGTTTGTCTCGAATCCATTTTGATACTTATACTTATGCCCATTTGCACAAGGTAAGTATCGAAATGGCTGCACGCAACTTACGCTACAGCTATTTTGCCCAATTAGTAAAAGACTTGCATGCAGGAGGCATTTGTGTGGCCCATCATCGCGATGACAATGTAGAAACTTTACTTCTGAATCTGTTAAGAGGATCTGGAGTAGACGGATTAGCAGGCATCGCCCCCAAAAACGGAAACATCCTGCGCCCTCTTCTCTGCATCAGCCGACAGGATATATTGCAATACCTAAAAGAAAAAAAGCAAGATTTTGTCACAGATTCAACAAATTTGGAAGACGATGCTTTAAGAAATAAAATTCGCCATCATGTAGTACCTCTTTTGGAAAGTATCAACCCGGCAGCAAGTGAAAATATCGCTCTCTCTGCCAAATACATACGCCAAGCGAAAAGTATACTTGAGAGCATGGATAGCATCAGTACATCCGACTCTTATAGGAAAGTTATATATATCCCTAAAGTATCTGTAATGAATGCTCCAAGTCCGGAATTCATACTTCATAAAGAATTAGGCAGATATGGTTTTCATGGCAATGCCATTGATGACATCTGTGAAAGCCTCTTCAGTCAGGATCGTGGTGTCGGTAAAATTTGGAAAAACGAAGACTATATGATAGTCATCGACAGAGAACAGCTGTTGATTTCTAACATAAAAGACTTGAATAACATTCAGGAGCAAAGAGCGTTCCGACTGCCAGAAGAAGGCATTTACAACATGGACGAAGGAACTCAAATCAAGATAAGAATCTTCTCGCATATGGGTGACTTCATGCCAAGCAAAGAATCGCAATGTATCACTTTGGATGCTGAAAAAGTCAGTTTTCCCCTCACCTACCGACTGGTAAAAGAAGGCGATAGATTTCAACCTTTCGGCATGAAGGGTAGCAAACTGTTGAGTGACTATATGACCGATAGGAAATTTGACTATATACAAAAAAAGACACAGCATGTATTAACTGATAGTAAAGGTGAAATCATCTGGCTTATCGGCGAACGTACGTCTGAAAAAACAAAGATTACCGAAACCACCAAGAAAATATTGGAGGTCATCATCAAATGA
- a CDS encoding DUF5686 family protein, whose amino-acid sequence MKKYQTHIILTIIFCMMAFAANARRMSPRDAFSDSVMCLVFKYSQSVDTTGRAEHKSYAYTKFQIKTNKRNATLMLVPTMYAVAHGGGRRFISEFYNQMTLDANGRPVAKRLLNISTIPHRSNTLSSVLKYMTPTVYGETLFETNILSPFHYKNRRYYKYAVTQLPFGKAQVYVYPRLKNTQVIEARAIVDSQSGKISMVDFEGEYDMTRFYISIIMGKDGFGSLSPARCSMRANFSFMGNKITGMYTTVYGLPKILSDSLNNVADTALMAKVRPIELNQDEADIYRKFYEKRKQITDSLNNNIPEKNFAKDILWDVIGDNVLNRISQGFGKQNQGYFRISPILNPLYMGYSERKGIVYKFDLKGGYRFTENLELGLRFKGGYSMKQHRFYFNIPMTFNYNPKHNGYLKLEIGNGNRISNNRVARKMLGISKPEDNDFLNPLFSKYPGLSLPEISTDIDANNRKLTEFKDDYLRLTNHWSFNDYVGFEIGLVSHQRKAVVESFYKLFNYPSKYVSVAPAVALELLPWGKKGSIFKIDYEKGWKNLLGSNIDYERVEADAQTIFQASRRQSYSIRLGAGFYTRKGDHWDFVDYTNFHDDNIPGGWNDSWSGEFELLPSQWYNASDYYVRGNFTYEAPMIATAWLPLIGKYIEAERLYVSSLVVNHLHPYTEWGYGVTTRAITLGFFAAFKNTKFNGIGCRFGFELFRDW is encoded by the coding sequence ATGAAGAAATATCAAACACACATCATTTTGACGATTATCTTCTGCATGATGGCTTTTGCAGCAAATGCAAGAAGAATGTCACCGAGAGACGCCTTTAGTGACTCGGTGATGTGTTTGGTATTTAAATATTCACAATCTGTTGACACAACAGGTAGAGCTGAGCACAAGAGTTATGCCTACACTAAATTTCAAATCAAAACAAACAAACGTAATGCAACGCTCATGCTAGTACCGACAATGTATGCGGTGGCTCATGGCGGTGGCAGAAGATTCATCAGCGAGTTTTATAACCAAATGACGCTAGACGCAAATGGCAGACCAGTTGCCAAGCGTTTGCTGAACATAAGCACCATTCCGCATAGAAGCAACACATTGTCATCAGTTCTGAAATACATGACTCCAACGGTATATGGAGAAACACTTTTCGAAACTAATATTCTTTCTCCTTTCCACTATAAGAATCGCAGATATTATAAATATGCCGTCACCCAATTACCATTCGGCAAAGCACAAGTATACGTATATCCACGTCTCAAAAACACCCAAGTTATTGAAGCACGTGCCATTGTTGATTCCCAAAGCGGAAAGATAAGCATGGTAGACTTTGAGGGCGAATATGATATGACCCGTTTCTATATCTCGATCATTATGGGTAAAGACGGATTTGGTTCACTTTCTCCTGCAAGGTGCAGCATGAGAGCTAACTTCAGTTTTATGGGTAACAAGATAACGGGCATGTATACAACTGTATACGGACTGCCGAAAATATTAAGTGATTCACTCAATAATGTAGCCGATACTGCATTAATGGCAAAAGTGCGCCCAATTGAATTAAACCAAGATGAGGCTGACATATACAGAAAATTCTATGAAAAAAGAAAACAAATAACAGATTCCTTGAATAACAACATACCAGAGAAAAACTTTGCAAAAGACATACTTTGGGATGTTATAGGTGACAATGTATTAAACAGGATTTCCCAAGGCTTCGGAAAGCAAAACCAAGGCTACTTCCGTATCAGTCCTATTCTCAACCCACTCTATATGGGATACTCCGAGCGAAAAGGAATTGTATACAAGTTTGACCTGAAGGGTGGCTACAGGTTTACAGAAAATCTGGAATTGGGGCTTCGCTTTAAAGGAGGTTACAGTATGAAACAACACAGATTTTATTTCAATATACCAATGACATTCAACTATAACCCGAAGCACAATGGATATCTGAAGTTAGAAATCGGTAATGGTAATAGAATATCGAATAATCGTGTTGCACGAAAGATGTTAGGCATCAGCAAACCTGAAGATAACGATTTTCTAAATCCACTATTCTCAAAATATCCAGGATTGTCATTACCGGAAATTTCAACAGATATTGATGCTAATAACAGGAAACTGACAGAGTTTAAAGATGATTACCTTCGTCTTACTAACCACTGGAGTTTCAACGACTATGTCGGTTTTGAGATTGGCTTGGTTTCACATCAACGAAAAGCTGTAGTAGAAAGTTTCTATAAACTGTTTAATTATCCAAGCAAATATGTGTCAGTAGCACCAGCAGTAGCTTTAGAACTGTTACCATGGGGTAAGAAAGGCTCTATCTTTAAAATAGACTATGAAAAGGGATGGAAAAACCTACTAGGTTCAAACATAGACTACGAACGGGTAGAAGCAGATGCACAAACTATTTTTCAAGCATCACGCCGTCAATCATATTCTATAAGGTTAGGAGCTGGCTTTTATACCCGCAAAGGTGATCATTGGGACTTCGTTGACTATACCAATTTCCATGACGACAATATTCCTGGAGGCTGGAATGATAGCTGGAGTGGAGAATTCGAATTACTGCCATCCCAATGGTATAATGCCAGTGATTATTACGTTCGCGGAAACTTCACTTATGAAGCTCCCATGATTGCAACTGCATGGCTCCCCCTGATTGGGAAATATATAGAAGCAGAGCGTCTGTATGTAAGCAGTCTTGTTGTAAACCATTTACACCCATATACAGAATGGGGATATGGAGTAACAACAAGAGCTATTACATTAGGATTCTTTGCAGCCTTCAAAAACACGAAGTTTAATGGCATAGGCTGTCGCTTCGGTTTTGAACTATTTAGAGATTGGTAA
- a CDS encoding RNA polymerase sigma factor RpoD/SigA yields the protein MRQLKIQKSITNRNSEALDKYLVEIGRAPMVSIDEEIELAQAIRKGGRAGERAKNKLIEANLRFVVSVAKQYQHQGLTLTDLIDEGNIGLIKAAERFDETRGFKFISYAVWWIRQSILQAIAEQSRIVRLPLNQVGSLNKVNQEINKFEQENQRRPSVEELAARTGVDEDKISQSMAASGHHVSIDAPFSDDDDNSMADVMASGDDARTDKQVDHESMAQDLRQVLKVCLKDRELKIICACYGIGETEKGLEEIGDKMGLTRERVRQIREKSITKLRESGKIGILMKYLG from the coding sequence ATGAGACAGCTTAAGATACAAAAGAGTATAACCAATCGTAATAGTGAAGCCCTCGACAAATATCTTGTAGAGATAGGTAGAGCCCCTATGGTTTCTATTGATGAAGAAATAGAATTGGCTCAAGCTATCCGCAAGGGAGGTAGAGCTGGCGAAAGAGCAAAAAATAAGTTGATTGAAGCCAACTTACGTTTTGTGGTGTCGGTAGCAAAACAATATCAGCACCAGGGACTCACCTTGACAGACTTGATTGACGAAGGAAACATCGGACTCATCAAGGCTGCAGAACGCTTCGACGAAACACGAGGGTTCAAATTTATCTCATACGCTGTATGGTGGATTCGTCAGAGTATTTTACAGGCAATAGCAGAGCAAAGCCGAATTGTTCGACTTCCTCTCAACCAGGTAGGATCACTCAATAAGGTAAACCAGGAAATTAATAAGTTTGAGCAGGAAAACCAACGCCGTCCAAGCGTTGAAGAACTTGCTGCCAGAACGGGTGTTGACGAGGACAAGATTTCTCAGAGCATGGCTGCCAGTGGTCATCATGTAAGCATCGATGCTCCATTTAGTGATGACGATGACAACTCTATGGCAGATGTAATGGCAAGCGGAGACGATGCCAGAACAGACAAGCAGGTTGACCATGAAAGTATGGCACAAGACCTAAGACAGGTTTTAAAAGTTTGCCTCAAGGATCGCGAACTGAAAATTATCTGCGCATGCTACGGAATTGGGGAAACCGAAAAGGGGCTCGAGGAAATTGGTGATAAAATGGGGCTCACCCGTGAGCGAGTTCGCCAAATAAGAGAAAAAAGCATCACCAAACTGAGAGAATCCGGGAAGATAGGAATCCTTATGAAATATCTTGGTTAG